Sequence from the Puniceicoccaceae bacterium genome:
CGGTGACGATGCGACCATCCGGTAATTGGCCGATGCTCTGGGGTTCGTGAATCCCAAAATCCCGAAGCGGATAGACCTCTTGCAGTGAACTTGGAAAGATGCGTGCCGATGCGGTCAGCTGCAGCGTCGTCAGTAAAAAACAAAGCGACAATAGGCACCGCATCAGCGGTTGTTGTGCAGATTGTGAGTTGGGGTGTTGCTGGGCTTGAAGGTGCATGCGAACGAATCCGAGGGCAGATCGGTTGGGGTCGCGATGATGGGAGCACAGGCCAATTCCAAGGCTGACGCCTTCCGTTGCTACTGCGTTCTAGGCACGGATGCCCAGGGAAACAAGCCAATTGCGAAGGGAATCAAATTGCTTGTTTGCACGGGCAAGTTACATCCTTCTCGAAAGACCCCCATCATCAAGGTGCTTTGGGTGGTGCAATTTTGGCAAAATGCGGGTCATGTACCCAACGGACGTTGCTCTGCAGTGCAAGCATGCCTTTGAGGAATCTACAGCTTCGCTGTTTCCCGGCTTTCCCACTCAGGTCTGCTGCCAGGGGCCGGTGATCGCGAGTGTCAATCCGGATGTCTGGATATTGAGGAACAGGAAGCGTCCGCTCGGGTCGAAGCACACTCCGGCGAGTTCGGAGTCGTTGTAGCGGTTGCTGCCAAATTCGAAGCAGGCACCGTCCGGGGTGATGCCCACGAGGTTACAGGGTGACTCGGAGTCCTCACAGATGAACAGGTCACCCCACGGGGCGACTGTGAGGTTGTCGCAGTTTTTGAGCACATCCTTGTCTGTGGATTCGATGAAGAGTTCCAGTTTGCCCGGGGCTTCTGTTTCGCGATCTGTTCCTTCAAATGTGCTGGGGGTGTAGCGAAAGACCTGTCCCTTTTCGATGGGACCGCCGTTGGTGCAGGCAAAAAACACCTCGCCCTGGCCATACCACATGCCTTCGCCACGTGCAAAGCGTGCGGCCCCCTTCTCAAAGCCCTGGAAGCGCAGGTTGTCATCCGGGGAGGTGACATCCTCGATATCGATCCAGCGCACGGAAAATGGCGTGTCGTTTGGGAAGGTGGGGGAGCTGAGCGATTTCCAGTTGCGGGTATCGCAGGAGGGTTCATCGAGAATCGCCAGTGCCTGCAATTGCCCTCCGAGCTGCAGCTTGCCGTTGACCTTGGGGATGAAGCGATAGATCAACCCATCGCCCATGTCTTCGGTCTGGTACACGATTCCTGTGCGCGGATCGACCGCAACCGCTTCGTGGCGGAAGCGCCCCATCGCCTCCAGCGCAACCGGGCGAACGGGCTGGATGCGCGTCGAGAGCGGTACCTCAAAGTTGTAACCATGGTCCTTTTCGATTTTGCCAAAGGCCTTCAGATTGGTCTCCTCGCAGGTGATCCAGGAACCCCAGGGCGTCGGTCCACCCGCACAGTTTCGGTCGGTGCCGGCAAGGCTCAGGTATTGCAGTTCTTTTTGACCAGTCTTCGGGTTGAGGATCAAGGTCGTCGTTCCTCCCAACTGGGGTTGATCACCCTTGCCGTAGTCGTAAACGTAGGGACGATGGCGTGACTGCAGCAGATGGTTGCGGCGACCGAAGGGACCTGATTCATCGTCGCCGTCGCTGAGTTCGTGGTTGCAAATGAGTCCGATGCGTCCGTCATCCGTGGCAAAGGCCGCCATGCCATCCGGTTTGCCCGGAACATACAATCCGTCGTCCATGCGATCCC
This genomic interval carries:
- a CDS encoding alkaline phosphatase PhoX, with product MHSRRHFLKQSGFLAAGFMGLQSLSRAQAFGLGTGESMTTQLPMLRRDVYGPLVPDPDRVFDLPQGFRYEILARQGDRMDDGLYVPGKPDGMAAFATDDGRIGLICNHELSDGDDESGPFGRRNHLLQSRHRPYVYDYGKGDQPQLGGTTTLILNPKTGQKELQYLSLAGTDRNCAGGPTPWGSWITCEETNLKAFGKIEKDHGYNFEVPLSTRIQPVRPVALEAMGRFRHEAVAVDPRTGIVYQTEDMGDGLIYRFIPKVNGKLQLGGQLQALAILDEPSCDTRNWKSLSSPTFPNDTPFSVRWIDIEDVTSPDDNLRFQGFEKGAARFARGEGMWYGQGEVFFACTNGGPIEKGQVFRYTPSTFEGTDRETEAPGKLELFIESTDKDVLKNCDNLTVAPWGDLFICEDSESPCNLVGITPDGACFEFGSNRYNDSELAGVCFDPSGRFLFLNIQTSGLTLAITGPWQQT